The Lacerta agilis isolate rLacAgi1 chromosome 14, rLacAgi1.pri, whole genome shotgun sequence sequence CAACTGTCACAGGGAATCTTCTCATCATCTCTGCAGTAGCCTTTGACCACCACCTGCACACCCCTATGTACTTCTTCCTGATGAACTTGGCCATGCAGGACCTGGGACAAGCTTCAGTCATTATTCCCAAGTCCATGGTCAATTCCCTCATGAACACCAAGTACATTTCCTACTCTGGGTGTGTGGCACAACTCCTTTTCTTTGTCTTCTTTgtgggatctgatttctttcttctCACAGTCATGGCATATGATCGGTATGTTGCCATTTGCAAACCATTACAGTATGGGATCCTGATGAATAGGCAAACCTACATCCAAATGATCAGCAGTGTATGGATCAGCAGCTTTTTCTATGGAGTGTTACACACGGGAGGCACCTTTGCATCCCCCTTTTGTTCCAATGTTGTCAATCAATTTTTTTGTGAAATCCCACAGATACTTAAGCTGGCCTGCACTGATTTGTATCTAGTGGAAGTAGGAGTTATTGTCATAAGTGCTGTCTTTGGGATTGGCTGCTTTATCTTCAACATTATAACCTATGGGTATATTTTCACTGCAGTGCTGAAAATCCCCTCTACTGAAGGAAGGCAAAAGGCTTTCTCAACTTGCCTTCCCCATCTCATTGTTTACTGCCTATTTGTATTCACTTCATACTTTGCTTTCTTTAAGCCTAACTCATTACATCTGGATTTGACATTTACAGTGCTGTATTCCATGGTTCCACCCTTGATGAATCCAGTAATCTATAGCATGAGAAATAGGGAGATTAAAAATGCTCTGTCAAAGCTATTGCGTTGGCGTCACAACTCTATGCAAAACATTTCCAGTCTTATTTTGTGAAGGAAAATTCTGTATGCA is a genomic window containing:
- the LOC117057707 gene encoding olfactory receptor 14A16-like produces the protein MNVKKQSMDNQSYFSEFLLLEFSDVRELQILHFIIFLVLYLATVTGNLLIISAVAFDHHLHTPMYFFLMNLAMQDLGQASVIIPKSMVNSLMNTKYISYSGCVAQLLFFVFFVGSDFFLLTVMAYDRYVAICKPLQYGILMNRQTYIQMISSVWISSFFYGVLHTGGTFASPFCSNVVNQFFCEIPQILKLACTDLYLVEVGVIVISAVFGIGCFIFNIITYGYIFTAVLKIPSTEGRQKAFSTCLPHLIVYCLFVFTSYFAFFKPNSLHLDLTFTVLYSMVPPLMNPVIYSMRNREIKNALSKLLRWRHNSMQNISSLIL